AAATCGAAAATACCGACTGGTGGCAAGGTGAACCTGTGGTCTGTGGATAAAACAATTTTCTGCCAGGTAAAGGAGCAATCTAGTGTAATAAAAGAGCAGGTGAGAAGAACAGGGTGAAATACAGGGGTCGAAAAAGAGATCCAGCAGTCGGGCACAACTGAGAGTGTGTAGTAATGAAAGTCGCTATTCTCTAGAAAACTCTCTCGGTATTTTATGTAATGAAAGTGTTAGGTGTAAATCTTTTTAAAGGAAAGTGATATTGAATCAAAAAGGTTCCCAAAAGGCGGCCAAATACAATTTTCTCTGGCCAACTATGAATACCGTAAAGGATCTTGATGAGAGAAAGCACAAAACTAACCCGGAGAATTTCGTTTGAAACAGGATAGGACCATTtaaatcaaaaagaaaaatgaaaGGAACGAGTAAATTAATACTCTAAAACAAAAGCCAGAAGATAAATAATGAACCAATCAAGTCAATGTTGTGAGTTTAGACACACACCTAGGATAGCCAATTATAGACCGTAAGATCGATCAATGTGATGAatccaataaataactAGAATGGTAATGTTGAAAAACTGAATGAATAATAGAAAACGAATTCTGAATAGGACTCTTTTCTAAAATGCTTTTTTTGTGAAGTCAATACAAGCTCAGCATTAAACCCAGTCAATTCTTTAGGTGAAACACTTGAGTTCCGTTCCCGATCAGCCTTATCAAATGTCATTGTGCACAGAGAAAATGATCGACCTGTATAGTCCTGCAGCTAAGCCACTCCTCAAGGGTCTTGTAACTGCACTATAAGAAGACTAGCTCAATCCAGATCTAGACTTCGAAATAATCAAGCTGTATTGCCAGTCCTATAAGTACCATAGAATACGAAACACAGTCCAAGATGGCTAAAACAATTAGATTTTGCATAACATCATTTGGTCATCGGCTTATTGACCGGAAAAACTCCCAGCAACCGGATCAAATCTGCATAACCGTGCATGCATACTCAGAGATAGATCAGATCAGCCAAGCTCAGCTCAGCGCAGCTTGGACCAAACATGATCAGAAGGACCTAGACAGAGCCCAGTTCCCAAATCCAACTAAGATTTTGTAGACAATCGCATTTATATACATTTAACAGTGCTTAAAAAATAGGCAAGGTCTCACGACGAAGCCATTCGAGAGCGgggtcttcttctgagaAGTAAGGACGGACAGTCTTATAAACACTGGCGTGGTATTCATTGATCCACTGCTTCTCCTCGACATCTAGAAGAGACAGGTCAAGCAGCTTTTGGCAGAGAGGAACCTGAGTAATGGTTTCAAAGCCGAAGAATTTGGTATCACCAAAGTTAAAAGGAGTTTTGACTTCcttcacaacaacaacactcTCAATACGGATGCCATATTTGCCATCTTCGTAGTAGCCAGGCTCATTGGAAATCACATTACCAACTTGAAGAGGGGCATTCTGATAAGCTGGTCTAAAGCCAATACCCATAGGGCCTTCGTGGACGTTTAAGAAAGCACCAATACCATGGCCAGTACCATGGCGGTAGTCGAGCCCATATTTCCACAAATGTTGACGGGCTAACGTATCAAGCATATAACCGTTGGACCCCTCAGGAAAGACAGCTCTGGCAAGAGCTATATGACCCTTGAGGACAAGAGTGTAAGAGCGCTTCTCATCATCAGAGGGCTCACCGTAGTGTACAGTACGGGTAGTATCGGTAGTACCTTCAAGATATTGACCACCACTATCTAGGAGGTAAATTTGGTCAAGTTTGACAATCTCTTTGCTATCAGTGGCTGGTGAGTAGTGAATAACCGCTGCCTTGGGaccagatgaagaaatggTTTCGAAAGACAGACCCTGGAAATTCTCCATTTGGGATCGGAACTCCAAAGACTTTTGAGCAGCTTCATAGTCGCTGAGTACCAGCTTATCAACTGTAAGGGCCTTTTCGAGCCATGCCAAATAGCGAATAACAGCCACGCCATCCTTGATATGGGCGAGTTTAGCACCTTCAACCTCAGTGGAGTTCTTTACACTCTTGGCTACAGTGACAGGTGATTCAATCATCTGCACACTGTCAGGACCACCAAGAGCCTCAACAAGAGCCCATGATGCAGCATTGGGAATAAtaagcttcttcttctcaccACTGGTAGATTTGTTGATTCTCAATAAAGCAGCACCAAGCTCTGCAGCGTCCTCGAACGCCTTTTCATAAGGATAAATACTAACATTACCAGATTTCAAGTATTCGGCAACCTTTTCAGTAACCTTATTACTGTCGATATAGAGGCTGGCCTTGCCATCAGCAGTAACAATAGCATATGCAAAAAACACTGGATTATAAGGAATGTCTTCGCCACGGAGATTGAACAACCAAGCTACATCGTCTAAAGCACTCAATACAAAAGCAGTACCATTCTTCTTAATGATCTCATCTTTCAACTGAGTCAGCTtctcttgaaaagattTGCCAGTATACTCGCTGTGCAAAATCTTTACCGGAGTCAAGGGTCTTGAAGGACGGTCATTAGCCCAAACAAGATCAATTAGATTATCCTCCAAACTAATCAGTTCAGCCTTTCCGCCTTTGGTGGCAAGAAGACTCTTCAAACTCTTAACCTCGGAGTAGCTAATGAGTTTGGGATCGACGGCGATGTTCGATCCAGTCTTGGTGGCCTCAGTAGCAACCCACTCTTGCCAGGTGGGAACACCCTTGACGCCTTGCTTAAGCAACTCCCAGTTAGAGTCCAATTGACTAGCAGCCTGAAGAAAGTATCGTCCATCGGTAGCAAGCACAGCCTTAGAATGACCAATCACAGCTGTACCAGCTGATCCTGTGAAGCCAGAGATAAACTCACGACGGTCATCTGCATTGCTAGTATACTCGCTCTGATGTTCATCCTGAGTGAGAACGATGTAGTAGCCAATGTTATTCTTAGACAATTGGCTTCTGAGCGCCGACAAACGGGC
This is a stretch of genomic DNA from Sugiyamaella lignohabitans strain CBS 10342 chromosome C, complete sequence. It encodes these proteins:
- the FRA1 gene encoding Fra1p (Protein involved in negative regulation of iron regulon transcription; forms an iron independent complex with Fra2p, Grx3p, and Grx4p; cytosolic; mutant fails to repress transcription of iron regulon and is defective in spore formation; GO_component: GO:0005737 - cytoplasm [Evidence IEA,IEA]; GO_component: GO:0005737 - cytoplasm [Evidence IDA] [PMID 14562095]; GO_component: GO:0005829 - cytosol [Evidence IDA] [PMID 18281282]; GO_function: GO:0004177 - aminopeptidase activity [Evidence IEA]; GO_function: GO:0016787 - hydrolase activity [Evidence IEA,IEA]; GO_function: GO:0046872 - metal ion binding [Evidence IEA]; GO_function: GO:0008237 - metallopeptidase activity [Evidence IEA]; GO_function: GO:0003674 - molecular_function [Evidence ND]; GO_function: GO:0008233 - peptidase activity [Evidence IEA]; GO_process: GO:0034396 - negative regulation of transcription from RNA polymerase II promoter in response to iron [Evidence IGI,IMP] [PMID 18281282]; GO_process: GO:0006508 - proteolysis [Evidence IEA]) codes for the protein MVDTSARLSALRSQLSKNNIGYYIVLTQDEHQSEYTSNADDRREFISGFTGSAGTAVIGHSKAVLATDGRYFLQAASQLDSNWELLKQGVKGVPTWQEWVATEATKTGSNIAVDPKLISYSEVKSLKSLLATKGGKAELISLEDNLIDLVWANDRPSRPLTPVKILHSEYTGKSFQEKLTQLKDEIIKKNGTAFVLSALDDVAWLFNLRGEDIPYNPVFFAYAIVTADGKASLYIDSNKVTEKVAEYLKSGNVSIYPYEKAFEDAAELGAALLRINKSTSGEKKKLIIPNAASWALVEALGGPDSVQMIESPVTVAKSVKNSTEVEGAKLAHIKDGVAVIRYLAWLEKALTVDKLVLSDYEAAQKSLEFRSQMENFQGLSFETISSSGPKAAVIHYSPATDSKEIVKLDQIYLLDSGGQYLEGTTDTTRTVHYGEPSDDEKRSYTLVLKGHIALARAVFPEGSNGYMLDTLARQHLWKYGLDYRHGTGHGIGAFLNVHEGPMGIGFRPAYQNAPLQVGNVISNEPGYYEDGKYGIRIESVVVVKEVKTPFNFGDTKFFGFETITQVPLCQKLLDLSLLDVEEKQWINEYHASVYKTVRPYFSEEDPALEWLRRETLPIF